The Setaria italica strain Yugu1 chromosome IX, Setaria_italica_v2.0, whole genome shotgun sequence genome has a window encoding:
- the LOC101775135 gene encoding calmodulin-lysine N-methyltransferase isoform X2, whose amino-acid sequence MDSSSPPPSSSPAPSQAPARSRGATNASQRWSILRRSLLARSSSSLAPEGTSSDQHIKDGTNNISRKASRGFNLIECHSLPISQLVKSLGNSINGSENDLGCQKDVYVYYKLPCGGSSKLNLVYRREDSLELNDMEASNRYNIDTTGLVCCWPSEEVLAYYCINHSDMFRAKKVLELGSGYGLAGLVIAACTDADEVVISDGNPQVVEYIQKNISINAETFGETKVKSMILHWDKEQASEILNTFDIIVASDCTFFKQFHESLARTVKSLLKHSATSQAIFLSPQRGDSLDKFLRIIKENGLNYELIENYDPTVWDLHKKYVAGDDRAWPNYDKEHCYPLLNSVILEFDIGWTFWKNLPFSMEVPTRLFKGCKLTFPHLRGFHDITDTSACVTCNGALFL is encoded by the exons ATGGATTCTTCCTCGCCTCccccctcctcgtcgccggcgccgtcgcagGCTCCCGCTCGATCCCGTGGAGCCACCAATGCCTCCCAGCGGTGGAGCATCCTTCGCCGCTCCCTTCTTGCtcgttcctcctcctcgctcgcCCCAG AGGGAACTTCTAGTGACCAGCATATTAAAGATGGTACCAACAACATTTCAAGAAAGGCTTCACGTGGCTTTAACCTGATTGAATGCCATTCATTGCCAATTTCACAGCTAGTGAAATCACTTGGGAATTCAATTAATGGAAGTGAAAATGATTTGGGATGCCAAAAGGATGTTTATGTATATTATAAGCTGCCCTGTGGAGGTTCCTCTAAACTTAATCTAGT ATACAGAAGAGAGGATTCCCTTGAACTAAATGACATGGAAGCTTCGAACAGATACAACATCGACACTACTGGACTAGTAT GTTGTTGGCCATCAGAAGAGGTCCTTGCCTACTACTGTATTAACCACTCAGACATGTTCAG GGCCAAGAAAGTGCTTGAACTTGGATCTGGTTATGGATTGGCTGGGCTTGTTATTGCAGCCTGTACAGATGCTGACGAGGTTGTTATTTCTGATGGAAACCCGCAAGTAGTTGAAT ATATTCAGAAGAACATATCCATCAATGCAGAAACTTTTGGTGAAACAAAGGTTAAATCTATGATACTGCATTGGGACAAAGAGCAAGCTTCAGAAATATTGAATACTTTTGACATCATTGTTGCAAGTGACTG CACATTTTTCAAGCAATTCCATGAGAGCCTTGCCCGGACAGTCAAATCCTTGCTGAAGCATTCGGCAACCTCACAGGCCATCTTCCTGAGCCCCCAAAGAGGTGATTCACTTGACAAATTCCTGAGAATTATTAAAGAGAATGGGCTCAATTATGAGTTGATAGAGAATTATGATCCTACTGTCTGGGATCTGCACAAAAAATATGTGGCTGGTGATGACAGAGCTTGGCCAAATTATGACAAGGAGCACTGCTACCCTCTGCTG AATAGTGTAATCCTGGAGTTTGATATTGGTTGGACATTTTGGAAAAATCTTCCCTTTTCTATGGAAGTACCAACAAGACTGTTCAAAGGTTGCAAACTCACCTTTCCTCATCTGAGAGGCTTCCATGACATCACTGATACAAGTGCATGTGTGACATGTAACGGTGcattatttttataa
- the LOC101775135 gene encoding calmodulin-lysine N-methyltransferase isoform X1, producing MDSSSPPPSSSPAPSQAPARSRGATNASQRWSILRRSLLARSSSSLAPEGTSSDQHIKDGTNNISRKASRGFNLIECHSLPISQLVKSLGNSINGSENDLGCQKDVYVYYKLPCGGSSKLNLVYRREDSLELNDMEASNRYNIDTTGLVCCWPSEEVLAYYCINHSDMFRAKKVLELGSGYGLAGLVIAACTDADEVVISDGNPQVVEYIQKNISINAETFGETKVKSMILHWDKEQASEILNTFDIIVASDCTFFKQFHESLARTVKSLLKHSATSQAIFLSPQRGDSLDKFLRIIKENGLNYELIENYDPTVWDLHKKYVAGDDRAWPNYDKEHCYPLLQNSVILEFDIGWTFWKNLPFSMEVPTRLFKGCKLTFPHLRGFHDITDTSACVTCNGALFL from the exons ATGGATTCTTCCTCGCCTCccccctcctcgtcgccggcgccgtcgcagGCTCCCGCTCGATCCCGTGGAGCCACCAATGCCTCCCAGCGGTGGAGCATCCTTCGCCGCTCCCTTCTTGCtcgttcctcctcctcgctcgcCCCAG AGGGAACTTCTAGTGACCAGCATATTAAAGATGGTACCAACAACATTTCAAGAAAGGCTTCACGTGGCTTTAACCTGATTGAATGCCATTCATTGCCAATTTCACAGCTAGTGAAATCACTTGGGAATTCAATTAATGGAAGTGAAAATGATTTGGGATGCCAAAAGGATGTTTATGTATATTATAAGCTGCCCTGTGGAGGTTCCTCTAAACTTAATCTAGT ATACAGAAGAGAGGATTCCCTTGAACTAAATGACATGGAAGCTTCGAACAGATACAACATCGACACTACTGGACTAGTAT GTTGTTGGCCATCAGAAGAGGTCCTTGCCTACTACTGTATTAACCACTCAGACATGTTCAG GGCCAAGAAAGTGCTTGAACTTGGATCTGGTTATGGATTGGCTGGGCTTGTTATTGCAGCCTGTACAGATGCTGACGAGGTTGTTATTTCTGATGGAAACCCGCAAGTAGTTGAAT ATATTCAGAAGAACATATCCATCAATGCAGAAACTTTTGGTGAAACAAAGGTTAAATCTATGATACTGCATTGGGACAAAGAGCAAGCTTCAGAAATATTGAATACTTTTGACATCATTGTTGCAAGTGACTG CACATTTTTCAAGCAATTCCATGAGAGCCTTGCCCGGACAGTCAAATCCTTGCTGAAGCATTCGGCAACCTCACAGGCCATCTTCCTGAGCCCCCAAAGAGGTGATTCACTTGACAAATTCCTGAGAATTATTAAAGAGAATGGGCTCAATTATGAGTTGATAGAGAATTATGATCCTACTGTCTGGGATCTGCACAAAAAATATGTGGCTGGTGATGACAGAGCTTGGCCAAATTATGACAAGGAGCACTGCTACCCTCTGCTG CAGAATAGTGTAATCCTGGAGTTTGATATTGGTTGGACATTTTGGAAAAATCTTCCCTTTTCTATGGAAGTACCAACAAGACTGTTCAAAGGTTGCAAACTCACCTTTCCTCATCTGAGAGGCTTCCATGACATCACTGATACAAGTGCATGTGTGACATGTAACGGTGcattatttttataa
- the LOC101775135 gene encoding calmodulin-lysine N-methyltransferase isoform X3: protein MDSSSPPPSSSPAPSQAPARSRGATNASQRWSILRRSLLARSSSSLAPEGTSSDQHIKDGTNNISRKASRGFNLIECHSLPISQLVKSLGNSINGSENDLGCQKDVYVYYKLPCGGSSKLNLVYRREDSLELNDMEASNRYNIDTTGLVCCWPSEEVLAYYCINHSDMFRAKKVLELGSGYGLAGLVIAACTDADEVVISDGNPQVVEYIQKNISINAETFGETKVKSMILHWDKEQASEILNTFDIIVASDCTFFKQFHESLARTVKSLLKHSATSQAIFLSPQRGDSLDKFLRIIKENGLNYELIENYDPTVWDLHKKYVAGDDRAWPNYDKEHCYPLLVRISSFSE, encoded by the exons ATGGATTCTTCCTCGCCTCccccctcctcgtcgccggcgccgtcgcagGCTCCCGCTCGATCCCGTGGAGCCACCAATGCCTCCCAGCGGTGGAGCATCCTTCGCCGCTCCCTTCTTGCtcgttcctcctcctcgctcgcCCCAG AGGGAACTTCTAGTGACCAGCATATTAAAGATGGTACCAACAACATTTCAAGAAAGGCTTCACGTGGCTTTAACCTGATTGAATGCCATTCATTGCCAATTTCACAGCTAGTGAAATCACTTGGGAATTCAATTAATGGAAGTGAAAATGATTTGGGATGCCAAAAGGATGTTTATGTATATTATAAGCTGCCCTGTGGAGGTTCCTCTAAACTTAATCTAGT ATACAGAAGAGAGGATTCCCTTGAACTAAATGACATGGAAGCTTCGAACAGATACAACATCGACACTACTGGACTAGTAT GTTGTTGGCCATCAGAAGAGGTCCTTGCCTACTACTGTATTAACCACTCAGACATGTTCAG GGCCAAGAAAGTGCTTGAACTTGGATCTGGTTATGGATTGGCTGGGCTTGTTATTGCAGCCTGTACAGATGCTGACGAGGTTGTTATTTCTGATGGAAACCCGCAAGTAGTTGAAT ATATTCAGAAGAACATATCCATCAATGCAGAAACTTTTGGTGAAACAAAGGTTAAATCTATGATACTGCATTGGGACAAAGAGCAAGCTTCAGAAATATTGAATACTTTTGACATCATTGTTGCAAGTGACTG CACATTTTTCAAGCAATTCCATGAGAGCCTTGCCCGGACAGTCAAATCCTTGCTGAAGCATTCGGCAACCTCACAGGCCATCTTCCTGAGCCCCCAAAGAGGTGATTCACTTGACAAATTCCTGAGAATTATTAAAGAGAATGGGCTCAATTATGAGTTGATAGAGAATTATGATCCTACTGTCTGGGATCTGCACAAAAAATATGTGGCTGGTGATGACAGAGCTTGGCCAAATTATGACAAGGAGCACTGCTACCCTCTGCTGGTTAGAATTAGCTCATTTT CAGAATAG
- the LOC101775135 gene encoding calmodulin-lysine N-methyltransferase isoform X4 — protein sequence MDSSSPPPSSSPAPSQAPARSRGATNASQRWSILRRSLLARSSSSLAPEGTSSDQHIKDGTNNISRKASRGFNLIECHSLPISQLVKSLGNSINGSENDLGCQKDVYVYYKLPCGGSSKLNLVYRREDSLELNDMEASNRYNIDTTGLVCCWPSEEVLAYYCINHSDMFRAKKVLELGSGYGLAGLVIAACTDADEVVISDGNPQVVEYIQKNISINAETFGETKVKSMILHWDKEQASEILNTFDIIVASDCTFFKQFHESLARTVKSLLKHSATSQAIFLSPQRGDSLDKFLRIIKENGLNYELIENYDPTVWDLHKKYVAGDDRAWPNYDKEHCYPLLVRISSF from the exons ATGGATTCTTCCTCGCCTCccccctcctcgtcgccggcgccgtcgcagGCTCCCGCTCGATCCCGTGGAGCCACCAATGCCTCCCAGCGGTGGAGCATCCTTCGCCGCTCCCTTCTTGCtcgttcctcctcctcgctcgcCCCAG AGGGAACTTCTAGTGACCAGCATATTAAAGATGGTACCAACAACATTTCAAGAAAGGCTTCACGTGGCTTTAACCTGATTGAATGCCATTCATTGCCAATTTCACAGCTAGTGAAATCACTTGGGAATTCAATTAATGGAAGTGAAAATGATTTGGGATGCCAAAAGGATGTTTATGTATATTATAAGCTGCCCTGTGGAGGTTCCTCTAAACTTAATCTAGT ATACAGAAGAGAGGATTCCCTTGAACTAAATGACATGGAAGCTTCGAACAGATACAACATCGACACTACTGGACTAGTAT GTTGTTGGCCATCAGAAGAGGTCCTTGCCTACTACTGTATTAACCACTCAGACATGTTCAG GGCCAAGAAAGTGCTTGAACTTGGATCTGGTTATGGATTGGCTGGGCTTGTTATTGCAGCCTGTACAGATGCTGACGAGGTTGTTATTTCTGATGGAAACCCGCAAGTAGTTGAAT ATATTCAGAAGAACATATCCATCAATGCAGAAACTTTTGGTGAAACAAAGGTTAAATCTATGATACTGCATTGGGACAAAGAGCAAGCTTCAGAAATATTGAATACTTTTGACATCATTGTTGCAAGTGACTG CACATTTTTCAAGCAATTCCATGAGAGCCTTGCCCGGACAGTCAAATCCTTGCTGAAGCATTCGGCAACCTCACAGGCCATCTTCCTGAGCCCCCAAAGAGGTGATTCACTTGACAAATTCCTGAGAATTATTAAAGAGAATGGGCTCAATTATGAGTTGATAGAGAATTATGATCCTACTGTCTGGGATCTGCACAAAAAATATGTGGCTGGTGATGACAGAGCTTGGCCAAATTATGACAAGGAGCACTGCTACCCTCTGCTGGTTAGAATTAGCTCATTTT AA
- the LOC101776078 gene encoding uncharacterized protein LOC101776078 gives MRTPRQALHAAGFLALWMLLHCGIELVAAVPPPGWYDYTSYTDCRGQPEPALYNGGILKFGNSDDPDGYRTTETGVFSPAFVVYNLNKTTMYTFSCWVKLEGASAALITARLAPDNSGARCIATVLARSDCWAFVKGGFVLDWPTQTSVIFFQNADKTPMKITVASGSLQPFTTDQWAMHQQDTIRKRRKRVATIHVADPQGARVVGASVSVQQTTKDFPIGSAIASTILGNQAYQQWFVDRFNAAVFEDELKWYSTEPMSGLLRFDVPDQMLAFVRSHRVMVRGHNIFWENQDATPRWVKNLTADDLRSAVNTRIQSLMTRYRGEFAHWDVNNEMLHYNFYEQRLGPNASMEFFSVAQDADPLATLFMNEYNVIETCDDPFSTVDTYVAKLKELRAGGAILEGIGLEGHFSKPNIPLMRAILDKLATLGLPIWFTEIDISNKFDAQTQAAYLEQVMREAYSHPAVSGVMLWTALHQSGCYQMCLTDWNLNNLPTGDVVDRLLNEWRTLQAGGQTDAHGAYSFSGYLGEYTLTVSYNNRTTQSTFSLSPGDETRHINVQM, from the exons ATGAGGACGCCTCGCCAAGCTCTGCATGCCGCGGGGTTCCTCGCGCTGTGGATGCTGCTGCATTGCGGCATTGAGCTCGTCGCGGCGGTGCCTCCTC CTGGCTGGTACGACTACACCTCCTACACTGAC TGCAGAGGCCAGCCGGAGCCGGCTCTGTACAACGGGGGCATCCTCAAGTTCGGCAACAGCGACGACCCTGACGGCTATCGCACGACGGAGACCGGCGTCTTCTCCCCGGCGTTCGTGGTCTACAACCTCAACAAGACAACCATGTACACCTTCTCAT GCTGGGTGAAGCTGGAAGGCGCCTCCGCGGCTCTGATCACTGCGAGGCTGGCGCCGGACAACTCCGGCGCGAGGTGCATCGCCACGGTTCTCGCTAGGAGCGACTGCTGGGCCTTCGTCAAGGGCGGCTTCGTCCTCGACTGGCCAACGCAGACCTCTGTCATCTTCTTCCAG AACGCTGACAAGACGCCCATGAAGATCACCGTCGCGAGTGGGTCGCTGCAGCCGTTCACGACGGACCAGTGGGCGATGCACCAGCAGGATACCATCCGGAAG aggaggaagcgcGTGGCGACGATCCACGTCGCCGATCCGCAGGGCGCTCGCGTGGTGGGCGCGTCCGTGTCCGTGCAGCAGACCACCAAGGACTTCCCGATCGGGTCGGCGATCGCCTCCACCATCCTGGGCAACCAGGCGTACCAGCAGTGGTTCGTGGACCGGTTCAACGCGGCGGTGTTCGAGGACGAGCTCAAGTGGTACTCGACGGAGCCCATGTCGGGGCTCCTCCGCTTCGACGTCCCCGACCAGATGCTGGCGTTCGTGCGTTCCCACCGCGTGATGGTGCGCGGGCACAACATCTTCTGGGAGAACCAGGACGCGACGCCCCGGTGGGTGAAGAACCTGACGGCCGACGACCTCCGGTCCGCCGTGAACACCCGCATCCAGAGCCTCATGACCCGGTACCGCGGCGAGTTCGCGCACTGGGACGTGAACAACGAGATGCTCCACTACAACTTCTACGAGCAGCGGCTGGGGCCCAACGCGTCCATGGAGTTCTTCAGCGTGGCGCAGGACGCGGACCCGCTGGCGACGCTCTTCATGAACGAGTACAACGTGATCGAGACCTGCGACGACCCCTTCTCCACCGTGGACACGTACGTGGCCAAGCTCAAGGagctccgcgccggcggcgccatccTGGAGGGGATCGGCCTGGAGGGACACTTCTCCAAGCCCAACATCCCGCTGATGCGCGCCATCCTGGACAAGCTCGCCACGCTGGGGCTCCCCATCTGGTTCACCGAGATCGACATCAGCAACAAGTTCGACGCGCAGACGCAGGCGGCGTACCTGGAGCAGGTGATGCGGGAGGCCTACTCGCATCCGGCGGTGAGCGGGGTGATGCTGTGGACGGCGCTGCACCAGAGCGGGTGTTACCAGATGTGCCTCACGGACTGGAACCTGAACAACCTGCCCACGGGGGACGTCGTCGACCGCCTCCTCAACGAGTGGCGGACGCTGCAGGCCGGAGGGCAGACCGACGCGCACGGCGCGTACAGCTTCAGCGGATACCTCGGGGAGTACACCCTCACGGTGAGCTATAACAACAGGACGACGCAGTCCACCTTCTCGCTGTCGCCGGGAGACGAGACCAGGCACATCAACGTCCAGATGTAA